In the genome of Drosophila subpulchrella strain 33 F10 #4 breed RU33 chromosome 2L, RU_Dsub_v1.1 Primary Assembly, whole genome shotgun sequence, one region contains:
- the LOC119546111 gene encoding myosin-VIIa, producing the protein MVIVTRGDYIWIEPASGREFDVAIGARVVSAEGRRIQVRDDDGDEVWLAPERRIKAMHASSVQGVEDMISLGDLHEAGILRNLLIRYKENLIYTYTGSILVAVNPYQILPIYTADQIKLYKERKIGELPPHIFAIGDNAYAHMKRYRQDQCIVISGESGAGKTESTKLILQYLAAISGKHSWIEQQILEANPILEAFGNAKTIRNDNSSRFGKYIDIHFSANGVIEGAKIEQYLLEKSRIVSQNHSERNYHVFYCILAGLSSDEKSRLDLGMAADYKYLTGGNSITCEGRDDAAEFSDIRSAMKVLLFSDQEIWEIIKLLAALLHCGNIKYKATVVDNLDATEIPEHINVERVAGLLGLPIQPLIDALTRRTLFAHGETVVSTLSRDQSVDVRDAFVKGIYGRMFVHIVRKINTAIFKPRGTSRNAIGVLDIFGFENFDQNSFEQFCINYANENLQQFFVQHIFKLEQEEYNHEAINWQHIEFVDNQDALDLIAIKQLNIMALIDEEARFPKGTDQTMLAKLHKTHGAHKNYLKPKSDINTSFGLNHFAGVVFYDTRGFLDKNRDTFSPDLLHLVSQSGNKFLRQIFAQDIEMGAETRKRTPTLSTQFRKSLDALMKTLCSCQPFFIRCIKPNELKKPMMFDRGLCCRQLRYSGMMETIRIRRAGYPIRHGFREFVERYRFLIPGVPPAHRTDCQAATSRICAVVLGKSDYQLGHTKVFLKDAHDLFLEQERDRVLTRKILILQRSIRGWVYRRRFLRQRAAAISVQRFWKGYAQRKRYRNMRVGYMRLQALIRSRVLSHRFRHLRGHIVGLQAHARGYLVRREYGHKMWAVIKIQSHVRRMIAMRRYRKLRLEHKQFAEVLQLRKLEEQELLHRGNKHAREIAEQHYRDRLHELERREIQEQLENRRRVEVNMNIINDAARKQEEPVDDGKLVEAMFDFLPDSSSDAPTPHGGRETSVFNDLPHAQNVNQEDIIAPIHISEDEEDLSEFKFQKFAATYFQGNVNHQYAKKALKHPLLPLHTQGDQLAAQALWITILRFTGDMPEPKYHTMDRMDTTSVMSKVTATLGRNFIRSKEFQEAQLMGLDPDAFLKQKPRSIRHKLVSLTLKRKNKLGEDVRRRLQDDEYTADSYQSWLQSRPTSNLEKLHFIIGHGILRAELRDEIYCQICKQLTNNPLKSSHARGWILLSLCVGCFAPSEKFVNYLRAFIREGPPGYAPYCEERLKRTFNNGTRNQPPSWLELQATKSKKPIMLPITFMDGNTKTLLADSATTARELCNQLSDKITLKDQFGFSLYIALFDKVSSLGSGGDHVMDAISQCEQYAKEQGAQERNAPWRLFFRKEIFAPWHEPTHDQVATNLIYQQVVRGVKFGEYRCDKEEDLAMIAAQQYFIEYSTDMSMERLFTLLPNFIPDFCLSGVDKAIERWAALVLQAYKKSYYVKDKIAPLKIKEDIVSYAKYKWPLLFSRFYEAYRNSGPNLPKNDVIIAVNWTGVYVVDDQEQVLLELSFPEITAVSSQKTNKVFTQTFSLSTVRGEEFTFQSPNAEDIRDLVVYFLDGLKKRSKFVIALQDYRAPSDGTSFLSFFKGDLIILEDESCGESVLNNGWCIGRCDRSQERGDFPAETVYVLPTLSKPPQDILALFNIEEAHHGRRLSMASNGGAVEPRDRPHTLMEYALDHFRLPPKRTMSKTLTLSSKRSEELWRYARDPIKAPLLRKLQSKEEFAEEACFAFAAILKYMGDLPSKRPRMGNEITDHIFDGPLKHEILRDEIYCQLMKQLTDNRNRMSEERGWELMWLATGLFACSQGLLKELLLFLRTRRHPISQDSMHRLQKTIRHGQRKYPPHQVEVEAIQHKTTQIFHKVYFPDDTDEAFEVDSSTRAKDFCNNISQRLSLRTSEGFSLFVKIADKVISVPEGDFFFDFVRHLTDWIKKARPIRDGANPQFTYQVFFMKKLWTNTVPGKDRNADLIFHYHQELPKLLRGYHKCSREEAAKLAALVFRVRFGENKQELQAIPQMLRELIPSDIMKMQSTSEWKRSIVASYNQDGGMTSEDAKVAFLKIVYRWPTFGSAFFEVKQTTEPNYPEMLLIAINKHGVSLIHPVTKDILVTHPFTRISNWSSGNTYFHMTIGNLVRGSKLLCETSLGYKMDDLLTSYISLMLTNMNKNRTIRAN; encoded by the exons GGTGACTACATCTGGATAGAGCCCGCCTCGGGGCGAGAATTCGATGTGGCCATTGGAGCACGTGTCGTCTCCGCGGAGGGTCGTCGCATCCAGGTGCGCGATGACGATGGCGACGAGGTGTGGCTGGCCCCGGAGCGCCGCATCAAGGCCATGCACGCGTCCTCCGTCCAGGGAGTGGAGGACATGATTTCCCTGGGTGATCTGCACGAGGCTGGCATCTTGCGGAACCTGCTCATTCGGTACAAGGAGAATCTGATCTAC ACATATACCGGCTCCATATTGGTTGCCGTCAATCCCTACCAGATCCTGCCCATCTACACGGCCGATCAGATCAAGCTCTACAAGGAGCGTAAAATCGGGGAGCTTCCGCCGCACATCTTTGCAATTGGCGACAATGCCTATGCGCACATGAAACGATATCGTCAGGATCAGTGCATCGTGATTTCGGGAGAGTCGGGAGCAGGAAAAACAGAAAGCACAAAGCTGATCCTGCAGTATCTGGCTGCGATTAGTGGCAAGCACTCATGGATCGAGCAGCAAATCCTCGAGGCAAATCCGATTCTAGAGGCATTCGGAAATGCCAAGACCATACGCAATGACAACTCATCGCG GTTTGGCAAATACATAGACATACACTTTAGCGCCAATGGCGTGATCGAGGGAGCCAAAATCGAACAATACCTGCTGGAGAAGTCGCGAATTGTATCCCAGAATCATAGCGAACGCAATTATCATGTATTTTACTGCATTTTGGCGGGACTTTCGTCGGATGAGAAGAGCCGCCTTGATCTTGGCATGGCAGCTGATTATAA GTATCTGACTGGTGGCAATAGCATTACCTGCGAGGGACGTGACGATGCCGCCGAGTTCTCCGACATACGATCCGCCATGAAGGTCTTGCTCTTCTCTGATCAGGAAATCTGGGAGATTATCAAGCTGTTGGCTGCCCTGCTCCACTGTGGCAACATCAAGTACAAGGCGACTGTGGTGGACAATCTGGATGCAACCGAGATACCGGAACACATAAATGTGGAGCGCGTGGCGGGGCTTCTTGGACTGCCCATTCAGCCCCTGATAGATGCCCTAACACGGCGTACGCTCTTTGCTCATGGAGAGACGGTGGTGTCCACTCTGTCGCGGGATCAATCTGTGGATGTGCGGGATGCCTTCGTAAAGGGTATTTACGGACGAATGTTTGTGCACATCGTTCGAAAGATCAACACGGCTATCTTCAAGCCGCGCGGCACTTCAAGGAATGCCATTGGAGTCCTCGACATCTTTGGCTTCGAGAACTTCGATCAGAACAGCTTCGAGCAGTTCTGCATCAACTACGCCAATGAGAACCTGCAGCAGTTCTTTGTCCAGCACATTTTCAAGCTGGAGCAGGAGGAGTACAACCACGAGGCCATCAACTGGCAGCACATCGAGTTCGTGGACAATCAGGATGCTCTCGATCTTATAGCTATCAAGCAACTGAATATCATGGCTTTAATCGATGAGGAGGCACGGTTTCCCAAGGGCACGGATCAAACGATGCTGGCTAAATTGCACAAAACCCATGGAGCGCACAAGAACTATCTGAAGCCCAAGTCGGATATAAACACTAGCTTTGGATTGAATCACTTTGCTGGCGTTGTGTTCTATGACACGCGTGGATTCCTGGATAAAAACCGGGATACCTTTAGTCCCGACCTGCTGCATTTGGTTAGCCAGAGTGGCAACAAGTTCCTTCGCCAAATCTTTGCCCAGGACATTGAAATGGGTGCCGAGACGAGGAAGCGAACGCCCACACTCTCCACTCAGTTCCGGAAATCCCTAGACGCTCTGATGAAGACCCTCTGCAGTTGCCAGCCATTCTTCATTCGGTGCATTAAACCGAACGAGTTAAAGAAGCCCATGATGTTCGATCGTGGTTTATGCTGCCGTCAGCTGCGTTACTCCGGCATGATGGAGACAATCCGCATTCGCCGAGCTGGATACCCCATTCGGCATGGATTCAGGGAGTTCGTGGAGCGCTATCGCTTCCTGATACCCGGAGTGCCGCCAGCGCATCGGACGGATTGCCAGGCGGCCACTTCGAGAATATGTGCTGTGGTCCTGGGCAAGTCCGACTATCAGCTGGGTCACACGAAGGTGTTCCTGAAGGATGCTCATGATCTGTTTCTGGAGCAGGAGCGGGATCGAGTGCTGACGCGAAAGATTCTCATCCTGCAGCGCAGCATCCGGGGATGGGTCTACCGGCGACGGTTCCTTAGACAGCGAGCCGCTGCCATCTCCGTGCAGAGATTCTGGAAGGGCTATGCCCAGCGCAAGCGCTACAGAAACATGCGAGTGGGCTATATGCGTTTGCAGGCGTTGATTCGTTCCCGAGTCTTGTCCCATCGTTTCCGCCACCTGAGGGGTCACATCGTCGGTCTGCAGGCCCATGCCCGGGGCTATTTGGTGAGGCGGGAGTATGGTCACAAGATGTGGGCTGTCATCAAGATCCAGTCCCATGTGCGACGAATGATTGCCATGCGTCGCTATCGGAAACTTCGCTTGGAGCACAAACAATTCGCGGAGGTGCTTCAGCTACGCAAGCTGGAAGAGCAGGAACTACTGCATCGCGGCAACAAGCATGCCCGGGAAATTGCCGAGCAGCATTACCGGGATCGTTTGCACGAGCTGGAGCGCCGCGAGATTCAAGAGCAATTGGAGAATCGTCGGCGGGTTGAGGTCAATATGAATATCATCAACGATGCGGCACGCAAACAGGAGGAGCCGGTGGATGATGGCAAACTGGTGGAAGCCATGTTCGACTTTCTACCCGATTCCAGTAGCGATGCCCCTACTCCGCATGGCGGTCGGGAAACCTCCGTGTTCAATGATCTGCCTCATGCGCAAAACGTCAACCAGGAGGATATTATAGCACCCATTCACATTTCCGAGGATGAGGAGGATCTGTCGGAGTTCAAGTTTCAGAAGTTCGCGGCCACTTACTTCCAGGGGAATGTGAACCATCAGTATGCCAAGAAGGCTCTGAAGCATCCTCTACTTCCGCTTCACACGCAAGGCGATCAACTTGCCGCCCAGGCCTTGTGGATCACCATTCTCAGGTTCACAGGTGATATGCCGGAGCCAAAGTATCACACCATGGATCGAATGGACACCACTTCCGTCATGTCCAAGGTGACGGCTACGTTGGGGCGTAATTTCATCAGAAGTAAG GAATTCCAGGAGGCCCAGCTAATGGGCCTGGATCCCGATGCTTTCCTGAAGCAAAAGCCTCGCTCGATACGCCACAAACTCGTTTCCCTAACGCTGAAGCGGAAAAACAAGCTGGGCGAGGATGTGCGTCGGCGTCTGCAGGATGATGAGTACACGGCGGATAGTTATCAATCGTGGCTGCAATCGCGGCCCACCTCCAACCTTGAGAAGCTGCACTTCATCATTGGCCATGGTATCCTTCGGGCTGAGCTACGGGACGAGATCTATTGCCAGATCTGCAAGCAGCTGACGAACAATCCCCTAAAATCCTCTCATGCCAGGGGTTGGATTCTGCTTTCACTGTGCGTGGGTTGCTTTGCTCCGTCGGAGAAGTTCGTCAACTATCTGAGGGCCTTCATCCGAGAGGGTCCTCCGGGATATGCGCCGTACTGCGAGGAGCGACTGAAGCGAACCTTCAACAATGGAACCCGCAATCAACCGCCCTCGTGGCTGGAGTTACAGGCCACCAAATCAAAGAAGCCGATCATGCTGCCCATTACGTTTATGGATGGCAATACCAAGACTCTGTTGGCTGATTCCGCCACCACGGCGCGGGAGCTGTGCAATCAATTGTCCGACAAGATAACGCTCAAAGATCAGTTTGGATTTTCCCTGTACATAGCTCTGTTCGACAAGGTCAGCTCCTTGGGAAGTGGCGGCGACCATGTGATGGACGCCATTTCACAGTGTGAGCAGTATGCCAAGGAGCAGGGCGCCCAGGAACGGAATGCCCCCTGGCGGCTGTTCTTCCGCAAGGAGATCTTCGCACCCTGGCATGAGCCCACCCACGATCAGGTGGCCACCAACCTCATTTACCAACAGGTGGTTAGGGGCGTCAAGTTTGGTGAATACCGCTGCGACAAGGAGGAGGACCTGGCCATGATTGCTGCGCAGCAATACTTTATCGAGTACTCCACCGATATGTCGATGGAGAGGCTGTTCACCCTGTTGCCAAACTTTATACCCGACTTTTGTCTCAGTGGCGTAGACAAGGCCATTGAACGTTGGGCCGCTTTGGTCCTGCAGGCCTATAAGAAATCCTACTACGTCAAGGACAAGATTGCGCCCCTGAAGATCAAGGAGGATATCGTCAGCTATGCCAAGTACAAGTGGCCTCTGCTTTTCTCCCGTTTCTACGAGGCCTATCGCAACTCAGGTCCGAATCTGCCCAAAAACGATGTCATCATAGCGGTCAACTGGACGGGCGTCTATGTGGTGGACGATCAGGAGCAGGTCCTGCTGGAACTAAGCTTCCCGGAGATCACTGCCGTGTCCAGTCAGAAGACCAACAAAGTGTTCACCCAGACCTTCAGTCTATCCACGGTTCGAGGCGAGGAGTTCACGTTCCAGAGTCCCAATGCTGAGGATATTCGAGATCTAGTTGTGTACTTCTTGGATGGTCTGAAAAAGCG CTCGAAATTTGTTATAGCCCTGCAGGACTATCGTGCTCCTTCGGATGGAACGAGTTTTCTTTCATTCTTCAAAGGCGACCTTATCATTTTAGAGGATGAATCTTGCGGGGAATCCGTACTGAACAATGGCTGGTGCATAGGTCGCTGCGATCGCTCCCAGGAACGTGGCGATTTCCCTGCCGAAACCGTCTATGTTCTGCCCACACTCAGCAAACCACCGCAGGATATTTTGGCTCTGTTCAACATCGAAGAGGCTCATCATGGACGGCGTCTGAGTATGGCTTCCAATGGCGGTGCTGTGGAGCCAAGGGATCGACCGCATACGTTGATGGAATACGCCCTGGATCACTTCCGTTTGCCGCCAAAGCGAACCATGTCGAAAACACTCACCCTAAGTTCCAAACGCAGTGAGGAGCTGTGGCGCTATGCCCGGGATCCCATCAAGGCACCCCTGCTACGCAAGTTGCAAAGCAAAGAGGAGTTCGCCGAGGAGGCCTGCTTCGCCTTTGCCGCCATACTGAAGTACATGGGGGATCTGCCCTCCAAGCGACCGCGTATGGGCAACGAGATCACGGATCACATATTTGATGGACCGCTGAAGCATGAGATTTTGCGGGATGAGATCTACTGTCAGCTGATGAAGCAGCTGACGGACAACCGCAACCGGATGTCCGAGGAGAGGGGCTGGGAGCTGATGTGGTTGGCCACGGGACTGTTTGCCTGTTCGCAGGGTTTGCTCAAGGAATTGCTTTTGTTCCTGCGCACCCGGCGTCATCCCATCTCTCAG GACTCAATGCATCGACTGCAGAAGACCATTCGCCATGGACAACGCAAGTATCCACCGCACCAGGTGGAGGTGGAGGCCATACAACACAAGACCACACAGATTTTCCACAAGGTCTACTTCCCGGACGACACGGACGAGGCCTTCGAGGTGGACAGCTCCACGCGGGCCAAGGACTTCTGCAACAATATCTCGCAACGCCTGTCGCTGCGTACCAGCGAGGGCTTCTCCCTGTTCGTAAAGATTGCCGACAAGGTCATCTCGGTGCCCGAGGGTGATTTCTTCTTCGATTTTGTACGCCATCTGACCGACTGGATTAAGAAGGCGCGACCCATACGAGATGGAGCCAATCCGCAGTTCACCTACCAGGTCTTTTTCATGAAGAAGCTGTGGACGAACACAGTGCCAGGCAAGGATCGCAACGCCGATCTCATTTTCCACTACCACCAGGAGTTGCCCAAGCTGTTGCGCGGCTACCACAAGTGTTCCCGGGAGGAGGCTGCCAAGCTGGCTGCCCTCGTCTTCCGCGTGCGATTTGGTGAAAATAAACAAGAACTACAGGCCATACC gcAAATGCTGAGGGAACTTATTCCATCGGATATCATGAAAATGCAGAGCACTAGCGAGTGGAAACGGTCTATTGTGGCCTCCTATAACCAGGATGGCGGCATGACTTCCGAAGATGCCAAGGTGGCTTTCTTGAAGATTGTATATAG ATGGCCAACTTTTGGCTCCGCTTTCTTTGAGGTGAAACAAACCACCGAACCGAACTATCCCGAAATGCTATTAATAGCCATTAACAAACACGGCGTGAGTCTCATCCATCCAGTGACCAAG gaCATTTTGGTCACGCACCCATTTACACGCATCTCGAATTGGTCCTCGGGCAATACATATTTCCACATGACCATCGGAAATCTGGTGAGGGGCTCGAAACTGTTATGCGAAACGTCGCTCGGCTACAAGATGGACGATCTGCTGACTTCATATATCTCGTTGATGTTGACCAATATGAACAAAAATCGAACCATACGAGCCAACTAG
- the LOC119548041 gene encoding suppressor of hairless protein: protein MKSYSQFNLNAAAPPAIAYDSSVVNPNGSPLDPLQQQQHQQQQQQQPQRQDMPHFGLPGPQPPPPTSQQQQLQVHHQQQQQQQQQHQQQQQMQMSLLPGPYRPHIEEKKLTRDAMEKYMRERNDMVIVILHAKVAQKSYGNEKRFFCPPPCIYLFGSGWRRRYEEMLQQGEGEQGAQLCAFIGIGSSDQDMQQLDLNGKQYCAAKTLFISDSDKRKHFMLSVKMFYGNGHDIGVFNSKRIKVISKPSKKKQSLKNADLCIASGTNVALFNRLRSQTVSTRYLHVENGHFHASSTQWGAFTIHLLDDNESESEEFQVRDGYIHYGATVKLVCSVTGMALPRLIIRKVDKQMALLEADDPVSQLHKCAFYMKDTDRMYLCLSQEKIIQFQATPCPKEPNKEMINDGACWTIISTDKAEYQFYEGMGPVASPVTPVPIVNSLNLNGGGDVAMLELSGDNFTPHLQVWFGDVEAETMYRCTETLLCVVPEISQFRGEWLWVRQPTQVPISLVRNDGIIYATGLTFTYTPEPGPRPHCNTQAEDVMRTRQNNNNNNITSISNNNNSNNAGSPAGGSMQQQQPQQQQHQALPSISEVQWNSHGSGLS, encoded by the exons ATGAAGAGCTACAgccaatttaatttaaacgcCGCCGCCCCGCCCGCCATTGCCTACGATAGTTCAGTTGTGAATCCCAACGGTTCGCCGCTCGATCCTctccagcaacagcagcaccagcagcagcagcaacaacaaccgcAGCGCCAGGACATGCCGCACTTTGGACTTCCGGGTCCTcagccgccgccgccgacgtcgcagcagcagcagttgcaAGTGcatcaccagcagcagcagcaacaacaacagcaacaccagcagcagcaacaaatgcAGATGTCCTTGCTGCCGGGTCCTTACCGGCCGCACATCGAGGAGAAGAAGCTCACCCGCGACGCCATGGAGAAGTACATGCGCGAGCGCAACGACATGGTCATCGTGATCCTGCATGCCAAG GTGGCCCAGAAGTCCTACGGCAATGAGAAGCGCTTCTTCTGTCCACCGCCGTGCATTTACCTCTTCGGAAGCGGCTGGCGTCGGCGGTACGAAGAGATGTTGCAGCAGGGCGAAGGCGAACAGGGAGCGCAGCTGTGCGCCTTCATCGGAATCGGGAGCAGTGACCAGGACATGCAGCAGTTGGATCTCAATGGCAAGCAGTACTGTGCGGCCAAGACGCTCTTCATCTCGGACTCGGACAAGCGAAAACACTTCATGCTGTCGGTGAAAATGTTCTACGGCAATGGCCACGACATTGGGGTGTTCAACTCGAAGCGAATAAAGGTGATATCGAAGCCGTCCAAGAAGAAACAGTCGCTAAAGAATGCCGACCTGTGCATAGCCAGCGGCACCAATGTTGCCCTCTTCAATCGCCTGCGTTCCCAGACCGTCTCCACCCGCTATCTGCACGTGGAGAATGGACACTTCCATGCCTCGTCGACGCAATGGGGTGCCTTCACGATACACCTGTTGGATGACAACGAGTCCGAGTCGGAGGAGTTCCAGGTGCGCGATGGCTACATCCATTACGGTGCCACGGTCAAGCTGGTGTGCTCCGTGACGGGCATGGCGCTGCCGCGTCTGATCATCCGGAAGGTGGACAAGCAGATGGCCTTGCTGGAGGCCGACGATCCTGTCTCGCAACTGCACAAGTGCGCCTTCTACATGAAGGACACGGACCGAATGTATCTGTGCCTCTCGCAGGAGAAGATCATCCAGTTCCAGGCCACGCCCTGTCCCAAGGAGCCCAACAAGGAGATGATCAACGACGGCGCCTGCTGGACCATCATATCCACGGACAAGGCTGAGTACCAGTTCTACGAGGGCATGGGTCCTGTGGC TTCTCCAGTTACGCCAGTGCCAATTGTAAATTCACTGAATCTCAATGGCGGCGGCGATGTGGCCATGCTAGAGCTCAGTGGCGACAACTTTACGCCGCATCTGCAGGTGTGGTTCGGCGATGTGGAGGCGGAGACCATGTACCGCTGCACGGAGACGCTGCTTTGCGTGGTGCCTGAGATTTCCCAGTTCCGCGGCGAATGGCTTTGG GTGCGACAACCCACACAGGTGCCCATTTCGCTGGTGCGCAATGATGGCATTATTTATGCCACAGGTCTGACCTTCACATATACTCCTGAGCCGGGTCCGCGGCCACATTGCAACACCCAGGCCGAGGATGTGATGCGGACGCGACagaacaacaataataacaacatCACTAGcattagcaacaacaacaacagcaacaatgcGGGATCCCCGGCCGGCGGCAGtatgcaacaacaacagccacagcagcagcagcatcaggcGCTGCCCTCCATCTCAGAAGTGCAATGGAATAGTCATGGTAGCGGCTTGTCCTGA